The Sinomicrobium kalidii genome contains a region encoding:
- a CDS encoding SusE domain-containing protein has protein sequence MKTIFTKLILMSITAFIIGCSDDDTLSHTEVSPVNALYAPEDNTFMNLGAQSSALFEWQAAKAEDNGVVLYDVAFDTEEGDFSDPVYVMPSDGKGFQQTLNLPFSELSRIAGMAGIQPENTGKLKWTVFASKGLNIQQSEVSRVIEVERPGGFPTPDELYLTGTATETGDDLSAASAFTKTGASTFEIYTALKAGEYQLVTRNTGTPDTYFIEGNKLRADGSATYEAGEAVHRIRIDFSDGSVTVAQVEKMELWFAPFGEFLFELPYAGNGTWKAENEYIEFKQESWGRDERYKFRMTLTEGGNTLEEWYGSANADNVRPDENTPGSYWYMVPAPDDDWTNTFKFGDAADESNVDIEVIFNTEVPEYTHVVTVLD, from the coding sequence ATGAAAACGATATTCACCAAACTGATACTAATGTCAATTACAGCATTCATAATAGGCTGTAGTGACGATGATACCCTGTCTCATACGGAAGTGTCGCCGGTAAATGCACTTTATGCACCGGAAGACAATACCTTTATGAACCTGGGGGCGCAAAGTTCGGCCCTCTTCGAATGGCAGGCAGCCAAAGCGGAAGACAACGGGGTAGTCCTTTATGATGTCGCTTTTGATACCGAAGAAGGTGATTTTTCCGATCCCGTTTACGTAATGCCCTCCGACGGAAAAGGTTTTCAGCAAACGTTAAACCTGCCGTTCTCCGAACTCAGCCGTATTGCCGGAATGGCCGGGATACAACCTGAAAATACCGGGAAACTGAAATGGACCGTATTCGCTTCAAAAGGATTGAACATACAGCAGTCTGAGGTATCCCGGGTAATAGAAGTGGAACGTCCGGGAGGTTTTCCCACGCCCGATGAGCTTTACCTGACCGGGACGGCTACGGAAACCGGAGATGACCTTTCTGCGGCATCGGCCTTTACAAAGACAGGTGCCTCTACCTTTGAAATATACACCGCTCTCAAAGCGGGAGAATACCAGCTCGTAACCAGAAATACGGGAACTCCCGACACCTATTTTATTGAGGGGAACAAGCTCCGGGCAGATGGTTCGGCTACTTATGAAGCTGGTGAAGCCGTACACAGGATCAGGATTGATTTCAGTGACGGTTCCGTAACCGTTGCCCAGGTGGAAAAAATGGAGTTATGGTTCGCGCCTTTCGGGGAATTCCTGTTCGAACTTCCCTATGCAGGCAATGGCACCTGGAAAGCGGAAAACGAATACATAGAGTTTAAGCAGGAATCCTGGGGACGGGATGAGCGCTACAAGTTTAGAATGACCCTTACCGAAGGGGGAAATACCCTGGAAGAATGGTACGGTAGTGCCAATGCGGACAATGTACGCCCGGATGAAAATACGCCCGGTTCCTATTGGTATATGGTACCTGCCCCGGATGACGACTGGACCAATACTTTTAAATTCGGCGATGCTGCTGATGAAAGTAATGTAGACATAGAAGTTATATTTAACACCGAGGTGCCGGAATATACCCATGTGGTAACCGTACTCGATTAA
- a CDS encoding glycoside hydrolase family 125 protein has product MQRRKFIQNTALLGGLTLVDPVHLAASPLKKQFPEVRTPKGKRNFESRAIESAIKEFQKNVGDKELAWLFNNCFPNTLDTTVTFTEKNGKPDTYVITGDIDAMWLRDSSAQVWPYMAFADKDVRLKDLIAGVINRQTQYILKDPYANAFYDDPQKKGEWTSDFTDMKPGVHERKYEIDSLCYPIRLGYNYWKTTGDTSPFDEDWKKAVKAILKVFREQQQKDGPGPYAFQRETANATDTRSLKGYGYPVKPVGLICSAFRPSDDATVFSFLVPSNFFAVVSLKQAAEMLETIADDTALAGELKTLAAEVDRALKEYAVVKHPVHGDIYAFEIDGYGNHLLMDDANVPSLLALPYLDAVDRNDPVYENTRKFVWSLDNPFFFKGKAAEGIGGPHVGIDMVWPMSITMRGLTSTNPDEVRECIQMLKSTHGDTGFMHESFHKDDPKNFTRSWFAWANTLFGELLWETYRKQPELLR; this is encoded by the coding sequence ATGCAACGAAGAAAATTTATTCAAAACACGGCGCTTTTGGGAGGTTTGACGCTGGTAGACCCCGTTCATCTGGCGGCCAGCCCGCTGAAAAAGCAGTTTCCGGAAGTAAGAACACCCAAAGGCAAGAGGAATTTTGAAAGCAGGGCCATCGAAAGTGCCATAAAGGAATTTCAGAAGAATGTCGGGGATAAAGAACTGGCCTGGTTGTTCAATAACTGCTTTCCCAATACGCTGGACACTACGGTGACCTTTACGGAAAAGAACGGAAAACCCGATACCTATGTCATTACAGGTGATATCGACGCCATGTGGCTCCGGGACAGTTCGGCACAAGTGTGGCCCTACATGGCTTTTGCAGATAAAGACGTCAGACTGAAGGACCTTATTGCGGGGGTCATCAACAGGCAAACACAGTATATCCTTAAAGACCCCTATGCCAATGCCTTTTATGATGATCCGCAGAAAAAAGGGGAGTGGACCAGTGATTTTACGGATATGAAACCCGGAGTACACGAACGCAAGTACGAAATAGATTCGTTGTGTTACCCCATAAGACTGGGATATAACTACTGGAAAACCACAGGCGATACTTCCCCCTTTGATGAAGACTGGAAAAAAGCTGTTAAAGCCATACTGAAAGTCTTCAGGGAACAACAGCAAAAAGATGGCCCCGGACCCTATGCTTTCCAGAGGGAAACCGCAAATGCCACCGATACCAGGTCGCTTAAAGGTTACGGATATCCCGTAAAACCCGTAGGTCTCATATGTTCGGCATTCAGGCCAAGTGACGATGCTACTGTGTTCTCTTTCCTGGTGCCCTCCAACTTTTTTGCCGTGGTGAGTTTGAAACAGGCCGCTGAAATGCTGGAAACCATAGCAGACGATACTGCACTTGCCGGAGAACTGAAAACCCTGGCTGCCGAAGTGGACCGTGCACTGAAGGAATATGCGGTAGTAAAACACCCGGTACACGGTGATATCTACGCCTTCGAGATTGACGGTTACGGCAACCACCTTCTGATGGATGATGCCAATGTGCCCAGCCTGCTGGCACTGCCTTACCTTGATGCTGTAGACAGGAATGATCCGGTGTATGAGAATACGCGAAAATTCGTGTGGTCTCTGGACAATCCTTTTTTCTTTAAGGGAAAAGCCGCTGAAGGTATCGGCGGACCCCACGTCGGGATCGATATGGTGTGGCCCATGTCCATCACCATGCGGGGACTCACCAGTACAAATCCAGATGAGGTCAGGGAATGCATTCAGATGCTCAAATCCACTCACGGCGACACCGGGTTTATGCACGAATCCTTCCACAAGGACGATCCGAAGAATTTCACGCGCTCCTGGTTTGCCTGGGCCAATACACTGTTCGGGGAACTGCTTTGGGAAACCTATCGGAAACAACCGGAATTGTTGAGGTAA
- a CDS encoding TonB-dependent receptor, with the protein MRLTVLFLLVVLCGLHANNSYSQKNRITLNADQITVRHVIDHIESTTDYRFIYKTRHVNLERKVSLKERKSKIKTVLDHLFANTGIGYKLRGTHIILKRVAVKKVSVPPQTDLPEQDPVQVSGTVTDEEGNPLPGASIVEKGTANGTQSDFDGNFSLTVKDERAVLVISYIGFQAQEVTVGEQTAVSVTLREDTTSLDEVVVIGYGTQRRSQVVGAVDQVADEAFQGRSSGNTTQALQGKSPSVVIQQRNSEPGAALNINIRGVSTLGDNSPLVVIDGIVGGDINALNPADIESISVLKDAGSAAIYGSRASNGVVLITTKKGSKESPMTVTYNGLVGYNSPYFFTKPVHGYENAMLRNEAAFNSGETSAVFSSEQIREFRENGDEEWFAEEIVKPALQQNHNISVSGGNENSTYLVSLGYLNQRSNFVGPSKGMERYNYRINLTNEYGKFKLTSTLAYTKQKITDHSFGTNTLMVDAFRVPLYYKQKDEEGRYLTNDILQEFNPLGILEEGGFRKYDNDDVFGNITAELQLTDYLKLRGAFGGRLYANNLYSRIKRVDFYPQGVYGADRNTNDENRKSLDLNTQLMAEFTKTFGDIHDVNILLGASNENHSDRGTGIYKRYTDPDLGTPITDTEISDDSYNSNQSSSKNSLNSLFGRASYNFDEKYFAEFSFRYDGSSKFRKEKRWGFFPSLSLGYQITKEDFMSGYRDTFGNIKLRASYGVLGNQNVGNFQYQTTYFTFPNAYGFNNTGVSGAGYNFANSDIQWERAATFNAGVDMDFLNGALSVSFDYFDKVTSDILVAPAVPGVYGTDLPDFNAGKVGNRGWEVSATYRHYGDLFRHSITFNIGDSRNKVLEFQGNEILTGVEELQVLLREGLPFNSYVGLKRDGYFRSMEEIEGAAVPEGLTVVPGDNRYVDVNEDGVINDDDKFIFGNPFPRYTYGFTYNLGFKNLDLSIFVQGVGKRTMMIRGEQVEPFHYNYGMTMYTHQLDYWTPQNPDARYPRLANNGTQSNTNNFRRGSDMYLYDGAYLRLKNLQIGYTLPQEVSEKLGMKSYRVYFSGQNLFTLSKVKFVDPELSEFDSNLNSSGANSGRAYPTLVYCGFGIDISF; encoded by the coding sequence ATGAGGCTCACGGTACTGTTTTTACTGGTTGTCCTGTGCGGATTACATGCTAATAACAGCTATTCGCAGAAAAACAGGATAACCCTCAATGCCGACCAGATTACGGTACGCCATGTTATAGACCATATCGAATCGACTACGGATTACAGGTTCATTTACAAAACAAGGCATGTAAACCTGGAGCGGAAAGTTTCGCTGAAAGAACGGAAAAGCAAAATAAAAACCGTACTGGACCACCTGTTTGCCAATACCGGTATAGGATATAAGCTAAGAGGTACCCATATCATTCTCAAACGGGTGGCTGTAAAAAAAGTTTCCGTCCCGCCACAAACCGATCTGCCGGAGCAGGACCCTGTTCAGGTCAGCGGAACTGTTACGGATGAAGAAGGGAATCCGCTGCCGGGCGCCAGTATTGTCGAAAAAGGCACGGCTAACGGTACACAATCCGATTTTGACGGCAATTTTTCCCTGACCGTAAAAGATGAGCGCGCGGTACTTGTCATATCATACATTGGTTTTCAGGCACAAGAGGTCACCGTGGGCGAACAGACCGCTGTTTCCGTAACCCTCCGTGAAGATACCACCAGCCTGGATGAAGTGGTGGTCATTGGCTACGGAACACAGCGCAGGTCGCAGGTGGTAGGGGCCGTAGACCAGGTAGCAGACGAAGCTTTTCAGGGACGTTCCTCCGGGAATACCACGCAGGCCCTGCAGGGGAAATCCCCCAGCGTGGTCATACAACAGCGAAACTCCGAACCCGGTGCAGCACTTAATATCAATATCCGTGGAGTCAGTACCCTGGGAGACAACAGCCCTCTCGTGGTCATAGATGGTATTGTAGGCGGGGATATAAATGCCCTGAACCCTGCCGATATAGAGAGTATTTCCGTCCTCAAGGATGCGGGAAGTGCTGCCATCTACGGTTCAAGGGCAAGTAACGGAGTGGTACTCATCACCACCAAAAAGGGAAGCAAGGAATCCCCGATGACCGTGACCTATAACGGACTTGTAGGTTACAATTCCCCGTATTTTTTCACCAAACCCGTACATGGGTATGAAAACGCCATGCTACGCAACGAAGCTGCTTTTAATTCCGGGGAAACCTCGGCGGTATTTTCTTCGGAACAGATACGGGAATTCAGGGAAAACGGTGATGAAGAATGGTTTGCCGAAGAGATCGTAAAACCCGCGCTGCAGCAAAATCACAATATCTCGGTGTCCGGGGGCAATGAAAATTCCACGTATCTCGTTTCTCTGGGCTACCTGAACCAGCGAAGCAATTTTGTAGGGCCTTCCAAAGGTATGGAAAGGTATAATTACAGGATAAACCTTACCAATGAATACGGTAAGTTTAAACTGACTTCCACACTTGCCTATACCAAACAGAAAATCACCGATCACTCCTTCGGGACCAATACCCTTATGGTCGATGCCTTCCGGGTTCCGCTCTATTACAAACAGAAAGATGAAGAAGGGAGGTATCTCACCAATGACATTTTACAGGAATTCAACCCGCTGGGAATACTCGAAGAAGGAGGGTTCCGGAAATACGACAATGATGACGTATTCGGGAATATCACTGCTGAACTTCAACTTACCGATTACCTGAAACTCCGCGGGGCTTTTGGAGGGCGCTTGTATGCCAACAACCTGTACAGCAGGATAAAAAGGGTGGACTTTTACCCGCAGGGCGTGTACGGTGCCGACCGGAATACAAATGACGAAAACCGCAAGAGTCTGGACCTGAACACCCAGCTCATGGCTGAATTTACCAAAACATTCGGGGATATCCATGATGTAAATATCCTTCTGGGAGCGTCTAACGAAAACCATTCCGATCGCGGCACGGGAATATACAAACGCTATACTGATCCCGACCTGGGAACACCCATTACCGATACGGAGATCAGTGACGATTCGTACAACTCCAACCAGAGTTCCTCCAAGAACAGCCTGAACTCCCTTTTCGGACGGGCATCGTATAATTTTGATGAAAAATACTTTGCCGAATTCAGTTTCCGCTATGATGGTTCCTCTAAGTTCCGCAAGGAAAAACGCTGGGGATTTTTCCCTTCCCTGTCCCTGGGCTACCAGATCACCAAAGAAGATTTTATGAGCGGGTACCGGGACACCTTCGGGAATATTAAGTTAAGGGCATCATACGGGGTGCTCGGCAACCAGAATGTGGGGAATTTCCAGTACCAGACCACATACTTCACTTTCCCCAATGCCTATGGGTTTAATAACACCGGGGTGAGCGGTGCAGGCTATAATTTTGCCAATTCCGATATACAATGGGAAAGGGCAGCCACGTTTAACGCAGGTGTGGACATGGACTTCCTGAATGGGGCACTCAGCGTGTCTTTCGATTATTTCGATAAAGTAACTTCCGATATTCTTGTCGCCCCTGCAGTCCCTGGGGTTTACGGTACCGATCTGCCCGATTTCAATGCAGGGAAAGTGGGCAACCGGGGCTGGGAAGTCAGCGCAACATACCGGCATTACGGCGACCTGTTCCGGCACAGTATTACATTTAACATAGGCGATTCCAGAAACAAGGTACTGGAGTTTCAGGGGAACGAAATACTCACCGGGGTAGAAGAACTCCAGGTGTTATTGCGTGAAGGCCTGCCTTTTAACTCGTATGTAGGGTTGAAAAGGGACGGTTATTTCCGGAGTATGGAAGAAATTGAAGGTGCAGCCGTACCCGAAGGTCTCACGGTAGTTCCCGGCGATAACCGCTATGTGGATGTCAATGAAGACGGGGTGATCAATGATGATGACAAATTCATTTTCGGAAACCCTTTTCCCAGATATACCTATGGGTTTACCTATAATCTCGGTTTCAAAAACCTGGATTTGAGCATTTTTGTACAGGGTGTGGGAAAACGGACCATGATGATACGCGGGGAACAGGTAGAACCCTTCCATTATAACTACGGGATGACCATGTACACCCACCAACTGGACTACTGGACCCCGCAAAACCCCGATGCACGCTATCCGCGCCTGGCCAATAACGGAACCCAGTCCAATACCAACAATTTCAGAAGAGGGTCCGATATGTACCTGTATGACGGCGCTTATTTGCGATTGAAAAACCTCCAGATAGGATACACACTTCCGCAGGAAGTATCGGAAAAACTGGGTATGAAGAGTTACAGGGTTTATTTTTCAGGACAAAACCTGTTCACCCTCTCCAAAGTAAAGTTCGTCGATCCCGAGCTTTCCGAATTTGACAGTAACCTTAATTCTTCGGGTGCAAACAGCGGAAGGGCGTATCCCACCCTCGTGTACTGCGGATTTGGTATAGATATCAGCTTTTAA
- a CDS encoding RagB/SusD family nutrient uptake outer membrane protein: protein MKTHIRNKIKYLVFLVVLATACEDLDLVPENEFTDQNYWTSTDRAMSVLNTAYSQLFTSARFFYNEALSDNAFNGRGDNQGVASIAAGTYDPSLGRLKSEWNDRYAGIKTCNLLLENIDRIEDMDGTLRERMKAEARFIRAFQHFQLTTWFGDVPLVSADLSLEEAQTINRTPHEEVLDFILKELDTVTTILPANTEYPEADRGRITRGAAIALKARALLYEGRWEEVATTCERLINNSTNGSYALFSSYEGLFLPENEYNSEDIFSLQYLPEDRTWGEFFDMAPLSAGARLNALAPTQELVDSYPMTNGKPIDDPGSGYDEENPYANRDPRLTHTVVYHGYEWQDPDGGSHTIYIEPGSSPGEPTDEYVPGSSASPTGYYVRKYFDPTHQSSLASGLNLMLIRYADVLLMYAEAKNELGQMDQGTWDMTIRALRERAGFEEPQALAFDSSLGQEALRRIIRNERRVELGMEGLRIFDIRRWRIAEDVLNGWAHGAKFDPASPDDGYIRANQRNFDPGKHYLWPIPRDERLINGNLSQNPGW, encoded by the coding sequence ATGAAAACTCATATTCGAAATAAAATCAAATATCTCGTATTTCTGGTAGTGCTGGCGACAGCTTGTGAAGACCTGGACCTGGTCCCGGAAAACGAATTTACCGACCAGAACTACTGGACCAGTACGGACAGGGCCATGAGTGTTTTGAACACGGCTTACTCCCAGCTGTTTACCAGTGCCCGTTTTTTCTATAACGAAGCCTTGTCAGACAATGCCTTTAACGGCAGAGGCGACAACCAGGGAGTAGCTTCCATAGCTGCCGGGACCTACGACCCTTCACTGGGCAGGCTCAAAAGTGAATGGAACGATCGTTATGCAGGGATAAAAACCTGTAACCTCCTGCTCGAAAACATAGACCGGATAGAAGACATGGACGGAACCCTGCGTGAGAGGATGAAAGCCGAAGCGCGTTTCATAAGAGCGTTCCAGCATTTTCAGTTGACAACGTGGTTCGGCGATGTGCCGTTGGTGTCTGCCGATCTTTCACTGGAAGAAGCCCAGACCATCAACCGTACACCGCACGAAGAAGTACTGGATTTCATACTGAAGGAATTGGATACGGTGACAACAATTCTACCGGCTAATACGGAATACCCCGAAGCCGATCGCGGAAGGATAACCCGTGGTGCGGCAATAGCGCTAAAAGCCCGGGCACTCCTGTATGAAGGCCGATGGGAAGAAGTGGCGACCACTTGTGAACGGCTTATAAACAACAGTACCAATGGCAGTTATGCACTTTTCTCTTCGTATGAGGGCCTGTTCCTCCCGGAAAACGAATATAACAGCGAAGACATATTCAGCCTGCAATACCTGCCCGAGGACCGTACCTGGGGAGAGTTTTTTGACATGGCACCCTTATCGGCCGGGGCAAGGCTCAACGCCCTGGCACCCACCCAGGAACTGGTAGACAGTTATCCCATGACCAACGGCAAGCCCATAGACGATCCCGGTTCCGGTTATGATGAAGAAAACCCGTATGCCAACAGAGACCCCAGACTTACCCATACCGTGGTCTATCACGGATATGAATGGCAGGACCCGGACGGGGGCAGTCATACGATATATATAGAACCCGGATCGTCGCCGGGGGAACCTACGGATGAATATGTGCCGGGTTCTTCGGCAAGTCCTACCGGGTATTATGTACGAAAGTATTTTGATCCCACCCATCAGTCCTCGCTGGCGTCTGGCCTGAACCTTATGCTCATCCGCTATGCCGATGTACTCCTGATGTATGCCGAAGCCAAAAATGAACTGGGACAGATGGACCAGGGCACCTGGGACATGACCATCAGGGCATTGCGCGAACGCGCCGGTTTTGAGGAGCCGCAGGCGCTTGCCTTCGACAGTTCGCTGGGACAGGAAGCACTGCGCCGGATTATACGGAACGAACGCCGGGTGGAACTGGGAATGGAGGGCCTCCGGATATTCGATATAAGAAGGTGGCGCATTGCAGAAGATGTACTGAACGGCTGGGCACACGGTGCGAAATTCGATCCCGCCTCCCCGGACGACGGTTACATCCGGGCGAACCAGAGGAATTTTGACCCCGGCAAACATTACCTGTGGCCCATACCGAGAGACGAACGCCTTATTAACGGTAACCTTTCCCAGAATCCCGGGTGGTAG
- a CDS encoding GH92 family glycosyl hydrolase codes for MKAFLKSGMVLLVVSFLCWNCKKENKAKQTPANKTDDVALTSHVNPFIGTAPLTDPEITGYTPPENWRVWAGLVYPGASLPNAMVQLSPITEYGSGAGYEYEDTEILGFTHTNKGHWNLCNIPVLPVSGNAEYPFRSTFSHEEEKASPAYYEVLLKDYNIGVRLSTTLRCGIHEYTYKNPASGQKLLFDLGRANHRVSDWDIRLVGKSRLEGFQQMGREKIYFSATVNREIDNIEKKNGGEHEGYALIELKNKEQPVVLKIGLSFVSVENAAENLEKEIGHKTLDEVHAEGKAAWEKLLSAIKVSGGTEKQKELFYTSLYRAFLWPALRSDVNGEFTDEAGQRRKEDFRYYTIPSLWDTYRNKLVLLGLLSPDVTGDVIQSLVNRGKIRGFIPTFFHGDHAASFITSSYLRGIRGFDVENAYALLCNNAYKEGGTRPFISEYIKKGYISDPEVDNPDVESKGKAGVSKTLEYAYDDYALAQLAKAMKDSVRYEDLMKRSKNYANVFDPSVNFMRGKLENGKWIAPFNPEYPYYEYMYREANARQVSFYVPHDMPGLVELYGGRKEFESKLDTLFTMPWNPAHIARNVSGFIGQYSHGNQPDHEAPFAYYFVDKPYKSQQVIDTILENYYGIGEKGLALAGMDDAGEMSSWYVFAAMGLYPLSPADPEYLVTVPLFDTVELTFDGHKPVSLQKKGTGRKLKEIRVNTAPVRSYFVPHEVLMRGGELKIVTEE; via the coding sequence ATGAAAGCATTTTTAAAAAGCGGGATGGTCTTGCTTGTCGTATCTTTTTTGTGCTGGAACTGCAAAAAGGAAAATAAAGCGAAGCAGACTCCCGCAAATAAAACGGATGATGTAGCGCTTACATCACACGTAAACCCGTTTATCGGCACGGCACCACTTACCGACCCGGAGATTACGGGTTATACGCCTCCGGAGAACTGGCGGGTATGGGCGGGGCTGGTTTATCCCGGCGCTTCCCTTCCCAATGCCATGGTACAGCTCAGTCCCATTACCGAATACGGCAGTGGGGCCGGATATGAATATGAAGATACGGAGATACTGGGGTTTACCCATACCAATAAAGGGCACTGGAACCTGTGCAATATTCCCGTACTCCCCGTTTCCGGAAATGCGGAATACCCCTTCAGGTCAACATTCAGTCATGAAGAGGAAAAAGCTTCTCCCGCTTATTACGAGGTATTGCTGAAAGATTACAATATCGGAGTGAGGCTGAGCACTACCCTGCGCTGTGGTATCCATGAATACACCTACAAAAATCCGGCATCCGGTCAAAAACTGCTTTTTGACCTGGGCAGGGCCAATCACCGTGTATCCGACTGGGACATCCGGCTTGTGGGTAAAAGCAGACTGGAAGGTTTTCAGCAGATGGGCCGGGAAAAGATATATTTCTCGGCCACCGTGAACAGGGAGATAGACAATATCGAAAAAAAGAATGGAGGAGAGCACGAAGGCTATGCCCTCATAGAATTGAAAAATAAGGAACAACCCGTAGTCCTGAAAATAGGCCTGTCTTTTGTGAGTGTTGAAAATGCCGCGGAAAACCTGGAAAAGGAAATAGGGCATAAAACCCTGGATGAGGTTCATGCCGAAGGAAAAGCCGCCTGGGAAAAACTCCTGTCCGCTATTAAGGTATCCGGAGGGACCGAAAAGCAAAAGGAACTGTTCTATACTTCGTTGTACCGGGCTTTCCTCTGGCCGGCACTTCGCAGCGATGTTAACGGGGAGTTTACCGATGAGGCCGGACAGCGGCGAAAAGAAGATTTTCGTTATTACACCATTCCTTCACTTTGGGACACGTATCGCAATAAACTGGTATTACTCGGACTGCTCTCCCCGGATGTTACCGGTGATGTGATTCAATCCCTGGTGAACCGCGGAAAGATCAGGGGTTTTATTCCCACTTTTTTTCATGGCGATCATGCCGCATCCTTCATTACCAGTTCGTATTTGCGTGGAATAAGGGGATTTGATGTGGAGAATGCCTATGCATTATTGTGCAATAATGCCTATAAAGAAGGAGGAACAAGACCTTTTATTTCAGAATATATAAAAAAGGGATACATTTCCGATCCTGAAGTAGACAATCCGGATGTGGAAAGCAAGGGAAAGGCGGGGGTGTCAAAAACCCTCGAATATGCCTATGACGATTATGCGCTTGCCCAACTGGCCAAAGCGATGAAGGATTCCGTCCGGTATGAAGACCTTATGAAAAGGTCAAAAAACTATGCCAATGTCTTTGACCCTTCCGTAAACTTTATGCGGGGAAAACTTGAAAACGGGAAGTGGATAGCCCCGTTTAACCCGGAATATCCCTATTACGAATACATGTACCGCGAAGCTAACGCCCGGCAGGTATCTTTTTATGTTCCTCATGACATGCCGGGGCTGGTGGAACTGTACGGCGGAAGAAAGGAATTTGAAAGCAAACTGGATACCCTGTTTACCATGCCGTGGAACCCGGCGCATATCGCTAGGAATGTTTCGGGTTTTATCGGACAGTATAGCCACGGTAACCAGCCCGATCACGAGGCGCCGTTTGCCTATTATTTTGTAGATAAGCCATACAAGTCACAACAGGTTATCGATACTATCCTGGAAAACTATTACGGTATAGGTGAAAAGGGTCTGGCCCTGGCGGGAATGGACGATGCCGGGGAAATGTCGTCCTGGTACGTATTTGCCGCAATGGGATTGTATCCCCTGTCTCCCGCCGATCCGGAATACCTGGTTACGGTTCCTTTATTTGATACGGTAGAACTGACTTTTGACGGACATAAACCGGTATCCCTGCAAAAAAAGGGCACGGGAAGAAAGTTGAAAGAGATACGTGTAAATACAGCGCCGGTCCGGTCGTATTTTGTTCCGCATGAAGTTTTGATGCGGGGAGGAGAACTGAAAATTGTGACAGAGGAGTGA
- a CDS encoding glycoside hydrolase family 76 protein, whose amino-acid sequence MKTRESLQNVIFGLTVLIFIVSCDNNAIPLRDPGDTRQEEVTFTWPETADSLQTATHNTYVSADGTYVQDNLGDTRFHYWWNSHVLDVLVDGYLRTGDETYVPRMKALVQGIRARNGGTYRNVFNDDMEWLGNACMRAYNATGDEEFREVAGFVWEEIKKSWSDLYGGGITWRSDRPLGKNATSNAPAAILAMRLYEAGGNPEDLQWARDIYEWQKNTLVDPASGLVWDNINEENGEVVINKDWIFTYNIGTYIGAGLKLYEETGEEVYLQDAVRTATSMMTSPKLTTEGLLRDEGQGDGGLFKGILVRYFTLLIQEPDLNEQDRTSFAEFMKYNAKTFYQQGIKRPVMLGGPNWREQPGERTDLSTQLSAVMLMEAAAKLDEEGLLE is encoded by the coding sequence ATGAAAACACGAGAATCATTACAAAATGTTATCTTTGGCCTGACTGTACTGATCTTTATTGTTTCCTGTGATAATAATGCCATACCATTACGGGACCCCGGTGATACCCGGCAGGAAGAAGTAACCTTTACCTGGCCGGAAACTGCCGATTCGTTACAGACGGCTACCCACAATACCTATGTGAGTGCAGATGGAACTTACGTCCAGGATAATTTGGGCGATACCAGGTTTCACTACTGGTGGAATTCCCACGTACTGGATGTTCTGGTAGATGGCTACCTGAGAACGGGCGATGAAACCTATGTTCCCCGGATGAAAGCCCTTGTACAGGGAATCAGGGCAAGGAATGGAGGAACCTATAGAAATGTATTTAACGACGATATGGAGTGGCTCGGCAACGCCTGTATGCGGGCCTACAACGCTACCGGGGACGAGGAATTCAGGGAAGTGGCCGGGTTTGTATGGGAAGAGATCAAAAAGAGCTGGAGCGACCTCTACGGGGGCGGGATCACCTGGAGGTCCGACAGGCCGCTTGGAAAAAATGCTACATCTAATGCCCCGGCCGCCATACTGGCCATGCGCCTTTATGAAGCCGGGGGCAATCCCGAAGACCTGCAATGGGCCAGGGATATTTATGAATGGCAGAAAAATACCCTGGTAGATCCCGCATCCGGACTGGTATGGGATAACATCAACGAGGAGAACGGTGAAGTGGTCATTAATAAAGACTGGATATTTACCTACAATATAGGGACATATATCGGTGCAGGCCTCAAATTATATGAAGAAACCGGGGAGGAAGTCTACCTGCAGGATGCCGTAAGAACGGCCACATCTATGATGACGAGCCCCAAACTCACCACGGAAGGATTGCTCCGGGACGAAGGCCAGGGCGACGGCGGGTTGTTCAAGGGAATCCTCGTAAGGTATTTTACATTACTGATACAGGAACCGGATTTGAATGAACAGGACAGAACGTCTTTTGCGGAGTTCATGAAATACAATGCTAAAACGTTTTACCAACAAGGGATAAAGCGTCCCGTAATGCTGGGCGGACCAAACTGGCGGGAGCAACCCGGAGAGCGTACGGACCTTTCCACGCAGCTAAGTGCGGTAATGTTGATGGAGGCAGCGGCAAAACTGGATGAAGAAGGATTGCTGGAATAA